From a single Saccharomyces kudriavzevii IFO 1802 strain IFO1802 genome assembly, chromosome: 15 genomic region:
- the RUD3 gene encoding Rud3p (similar to Saccharomyces cerevisiae RUD3 (YOR216C); ancestral locus Anc_8.636), with the protein MGKNKKKTGKKAKRQPHVENIDETANEHEAVLNPVNGHDSIEIFTEADVVGGVDNVGAKKEELSEGADRQEVGDDLTTDEVASSENKKADDEIKVLKEEIKRLNLELDAKKSEETFNEGPKDELANVIKERDEFKTQYDTLLSKISSMKSIFNKMKEAQKQLEEVQEQLTEYESQNLKLKKKLEATKTENSELQSAIVTLNKEIEHLENEQENAEDVFLEYESSVEALQGEKHDIIEAHNKELNTYRKEKDQLSVQIQELMIILENNKQDISDLRTERDELKQALESHESEKAVLQNSVNDLELKIEETDSKRQEEGREKDLEVKALRSQLDTELEAHNNDIQILENLKKQIEDMREDVSMKEKYEEESKQHILQIGKLRHEAIILNEHLTKALAMLKKSSDSESVDKELISNLLISFVSILRADPRKFEVLELLSNFLNWDEDKKQQAGLISNNDQSRNSSAVSRTESFVSLWTNYLEKESEKD; encoded by the coding sequence ATGggcaagaacaagaaaaaaacaggCAAAAAGGCTAAACGCCAGCCCCATGTGGAGAACATTGATGAAACGGCTAATGAACACGAAGCAGTACTTAATCCTGTAAACGGACACGATTCCATAGAGATTTTTACAGAGGCAGATGTTGTTGGTGGCGTGGATAATGTAGGAGCCAAGAAGGAAGAGCTTTCAGAGGGAGCAGATCGACAAGAAGTCGGCGATGACCTGACCACAGATGAAGTTGCTTCGTCAGAGAACAAAAAGGCTGACGACGAGATTAAGGttttaaaagaagaaataaaacgGTTGAATCTGGAATTGGATGCTAAAAAAAGCGAAGAGACGTTCAATGAAGGCCCTAAAGATGAACTAGCAAATGTTATCAAAGAAAGGGACGAATTCAAAACGCAATATGACACATTATTGAGCAAGAtatcttcaatgaaatcaattttcaataaaatgaaagaagCACAAAAACAATTAGAAGAAGTACAAGAGCAACTAACGGAATATGAATCGCAAAAcctgaaattgaagaaaaagcttgAAGCTACCAAGACGGAAAACTCTGAGCTACAATCTGCCATTGTAACActaaataaagaaatagaaCATCTGGAAAATGAGCAGGAAAATGCAGAAGATGTCTTTTTAGAGTATGAATCAAGTGTTGAGGCTTTACAAGGTGAAAAGCACGACATAATTGAAGCACATAACAAAGAACTTAACACTTATaggaaggaaaaagatCAATTGAGTGTTCAAATCCAAGAACTCATGATAATATTGGAGAATAATAAACAGGACATCTCCGATTTAAGAACAGAGAGAGATGAATTGAAACAGGCTTTGGAATCCCatgaaagtgaaaaggCAGTATTACAAAATTCTGTAAACGACCTGGAGCTGAAAATCGAAGAAACTGATAGCAAAAGGCAAGAGGAGGGTAGAGAAAAGGACCTGGAAGTCAAGGCTTTACGATCTCAACTTGACACGGAGCTGGAAGCCCACAACAATGACATACAAATTCtggaaaacttgaaaaaacaaatagaGGACATGAGAGAGGACGTATccatgaaggaaaaatacgAAGAAGAATCTAAGCAGCACATCTTACAAATTGGCAAGCTACGTCACGAAGCTATCATACTAAATGAACATTTAACAAAGGCACTGGCCATgctcaaaaaatcaagcgACTCCGAATCCGTCGACAAAGAATTGATATCCAACCTTTTGATATCTTTCGTATCCATACTTAGAGCAGACCCAAGGAAGtttgaagttcttgaaTTGCTATCAAATTTCTTAAACTGGGATGAAGACAAGAAACAACAGGCGGGCTTAATCTCGAATAATGACCAGTCCAGAAATTCAAGCGCCGTATCAAGAACAGAAAGCTTCGTGTCGCTATGGACCAACTACCtcgaaaaggaaagtgaaaaagacTGA
- the STE13 gene encoding Ste13p (similar to Saccharomyces cerevisiae STE13 (YOR219C); ancestral locus Anc_8.638) gives MSSSTHSHKRKNSHLFPQRKSSNSSMDNPFFLDSNNATNTDSQVNENEYTIDEGRPTDATIDVTDGPQTPFLQERYSMTPRPESFEFDDVENQGRMQSFFSVDSFNRRWGEWSLPEKRSYVLVFTLIALLVLFLMVILKPTKFLSNRTTPAETSPENPSSSKRSFSIENVLDGDFVIPENTFHFINPPQILLSQDLDPGLFFTTKEIDGQTHFIAKQLFDETFEVNLGGNRFLYQGAEFTVSSVQINYELDKLILGTNLEPEFRHSSKGYYWVKDLSTGAIEPILPPEESNDDNEFGLVKLSYAHFSPAYKYIYFVYESNLFLQSVSARYAKKLTEDGSEEVFNAKPDWIYEEEVLASDKAIWWAPDDSKAVFARFNDTNVDDIQLNHYTDMDEPYLSNSRIKYPKPGFQNPKFDLFLINLQNGIIYSINADCQNDSILYNAKWISPDAFRFEVTDRNSKILDVKVYDIQSAKLLTVRTTDSNLYKGWIEKTKDVLSIPPKPESKRTEYGYIDIHTDIAGFNHLFYYPSILAKDGIQLTKGNWEVTGNGIIGYEYETDTVFFTANKIGVMSQHLYSTSFADPTSQGKLQCLQNPSDKHDFYDFELSSSARYAVSKKLGPDTPVKVAGLLTEVLNVADTHDDSIVQLTIDEKLKETIKNYDLPITNYNSMVLNDGIEINYIEIKPANVDPKKKYPILVNIYGGPGSQTFTTKWSLAFEQSVVSGLDAIVLQIEPRGTGGKGWNFRSWARGKLGYWEPRDIIEVTKKFIQTNRPHIDENKVAIWGWSYGGFTSLKTVELDNGETFKYAMAVAPVTNWTLYDSIYTERYMNQPSENQEGYLDISTIKNYKSFESLRRLFVMHGTSDDNVHIQNTFRFVDQLNLLGLTNYDMHIFPDSDHSIRHHNAQRIVFQKLYYWLKDAFDGHFDNMKILHL, from the coding sequence ATGTCTTCATCTACTCATTCTCACAAAAGGAAGAATAGTCATTTATTCCCGCAAAGGAAGAGTTCGAACTCTTCCATGGATAACCCGTTCTTCCTTGACAGCAATAACGCGACTAATACGGATTCTCAGGTTAATGAGAATGAATATACCATTGACGAGGGCAGGCCGACGGATGCCACAATAGATGTTACCGACGGTCCTCAGACGCCCTTCCTCCAGGAGCGCTACTCAATGACACCGCGACCAgaaagttttgaatttgatgacgtTGAGAACCAGGGTCGTATGCAATCGTTCTTCAGCGTAGACTCATTCAATCGCCGCTGGGGAGAATGGTCCCTACCAGAAAAAAGATCTTATGTTTTAGTCTTTACTTTAATAGCACTATTAGTCTTATTTTTAATGGTCATCTTAAAACCTACGAAATTTCTATCTAATCGAACCACGCCCGCTGAAACATCTCCAGAAAATCCAAGCTCGAGTAAGAGGTCTTTCTCAATCGAAAATGTTTTGGACGGAGATTTTGTCATCCCTGAAAATACTTTCCACTTTATTAACCCACCTCAGATCTTATTAAGTCAAGACTTGGATCCCGGATTATTCTTCACcacaaaggaaattgatgGGCAGACACATTTTATTGCTAAACAATTATTTGATGAAACCTTTGAAGTAAATTTAGGTGGTAATAGATTTCTGTATCAAGGAGCCGAGTTTACCGTCAGTAGTGTCCAAATCAATTATGAGTTGGATAAACTTATACTTGGAACGAACTTAGAGCCTGAATTTAGGCACTCTTCCAAAGGTTATTACTGGGTCAAAGATTTGAGCACAGGTGCCATTGAACCAATATTACCACCTGAAGAGTCAaatgatgacaatgaatTTGGATTAGTGAAGCTATCCTACGCCCATTTTTCACCTGCTTACAAATACATTTATTTCGTCTATGAAAGCAATTTGTTTTTACAATCAGTAAGTGCCAGATATGCCAAGAAGCTAACCGAAGATGGCTCAGAGGAGGTGTTCAACGCCAAACCAGATTGGATATACGAGGAAGAAGTCCTCGCGTCTGACAAAGCCATATGGTGGGCCCCGGATGACTCCAAAGCTGTTTTTGCAAGATTCAATGACACGAATGTTGATGATATTCAATTAAATCATTACACCGACATGGACGAACCATACCTTTCTAACTCCAGAATCAAATATCCTAAGCCAGGTTTTCAGAATCCCAAATTTGACCTATTTCTCATCAACTTGCAAAATGGTATAATCTATTCAATTAATGCCGACTGTCAAAATGATTCCATTCTGTATAACGCGAAATGGATTAGCCCGGATGCATTTAGATTTGAGGTCACCGACAGAAATTCCAAGATATTGGACGTCAAAGTTTACGATATACAATCTGCCAAACTACTTACCGTGAGAACCACGGATTCAAACTTGTATAAAGGATGGATcgaaaagacaaaagaTGTCTTGAGTATTCCACCAAAGCCGGAGTCGAAAAGGACGGAGTACGGTTATATCGATATTCACACAGATATTGCGGGATTCAatcatcttttttattatccAAGCATCCTTGCTAAAGATGGTATTCAATTAACCAAGGGGAACTGGGAAGTTACTGGGAATGGCATTATAGGTTACGAATATGAAACTGATACTGTATTTTTTACGGCCAATAAGATCGGTGTAATGTCGCAACATCTTTATAGTACTAGTTTTGCGGACCCAACATCTCAGGGCAAGCTCCAATGTTTACAAAACCCATCAGATAAACATGATTTCTATGACTTCGAGTTAAGTTCCAGTGCGAGATATGctgtttccaaaaaattgggCCCCGATACACCGGTGAAAGTAGCTGGACTGCTCACAGAAGTTTTAAACGTTGCCGATACCCACGATGATTCAATTGTGCAACTCACAATTGATGAGAAATTAAAGGAAACAATAAAGAACTACGATTTACCCATTACAAATTACAATTCCATGGTTTTAAACGATGGCATTGAAATAAACTACATTGAAATTAAACCAGCAAATGTGGATcctaagaaaaaatatccaatATTAGTCAATATTTACGGCGGTCCAGGATCTCAAACATTTACTACTAAATGGTCGCTTGCATTTGAACAATCTGTCGTATCAGGACTGGATGCGATAGTTTTACAGATAGAACCCAGGGGGACTGGCGGGAAAGGTTGGAATTTCAGATCATGGGCTCGCGGAAAATTAGGATACTGGGAGCCTAGGGATATTATCGAAGTCACCAAGAAATTCATACAAACAAATAGGCCACACATAGATGAGAATAAGGTCGCAATTTGGGGTTGGTCTTACGGCGGTTTTACAAGTCTGAAAACTGTAGAGTTAGATAATGGCGAAACATTCAAATACGCGATGGCAGTTGCGCCAGTGACAAATTGGACATTATATGACTCAATTTATACGGAAAGATATATGAACCAACCATCAGAGAATCAGGAAGGCTATCTTGATATATCCACCATCAAAAATTACAAATCATTCGAATCATTAAGACGACTCTTCGTCATGCACGGCACTTCTGATGATAATGTTCACATACAAAATACATTTAGATTTGTAGATCAACTGAATTTATTGGGACTGACCAATTATGACATGCATATCTTTCCGGATTCTGACCATTCCATCAGGCACCACAATGCCCAAAGGATTGTGTTCCAAAAACTATACTACTGGCTAAAGGACGCATTTGATGGACACTTTGACAAcatgaaaattttgcatCTGTGA
- the RCN2 gene encoding Rcn2p (similar to Saccharomyces cerevisiae RCN2 (YOR220W); ancestral locus Anc_8.640), with the protein MANQKQMRTQILITDIPSGKFTSKWPTQLEKTLFKEQFPNLQSRLQYYTPLPFLNRIIIIFDNEDDTLQVFKFLQGLLPKENGDSMKLFVTESLLNSQHPRSRSTDDAAAFQGDGSPFLEEGHSKPLLSINTDPGVTGIDGSSLNKGGSSLSPDKSSLESPTFLKLSTDSKPFSYQEPLPKLSRSSSSTSNLSLNGSSQTSLPSQPENKDKSTSDTKCLFASKPLGLTIDTSAGSNAASHVQSKANGSTSNPPKSPSITVNEFFH; encoded by the coding sequence ATGGCAAATCAAAAGCAGATGAGAACACAGATATTAATCACCGACATTCCCAGTGGCAAATTTACCAGTAAATGGCCCACACAGTTGGAAAAGACTTTATTCAAGGAGCAGTTTCCTAATTTACAAAGTCGCTTGCAATACTACACTCCACtaccatttttgaacaGAATTATAATTATATTCGACAATGAAGATGACACACTGCAAGTATTCAAGTTTTTACAGGGTCTGCTGCCCAAAGAAAACGGCGATTCGATGAAGTTATTTGTTACTGAGTCCCTTCTAAACAGCCAACATCCTCGTTCCCGTTCTACAGACGACGCTGCGGCCTTCCAAGGTGACGGTTCGCCATTCTTGGAGGAAGGACATAGCAAGCCTCTTTTATCTATTAATACAGATCCAGGGGTCACTGGAATAGACGGCTCATCCCTAAATAAAGGAGGATCTTCGTTGTCCCCCGATAAATCATCGCTGGAATCGCCCACATTTCTAAAACTTTCGACGGATTCAAAGCCATTCAGTTACCAAGAACCGCTGCCCAAGCTCTCCAGatcgtcttcttcaacttcaaatCTGTCTTTGAACGGAAGCTCACAGACATCTTTGCCTTCACAACCAGAAAATAAGGATAAGTCAACGTCAGACACCAAATGTCTTTTCGCTTCTAAGCCATTAGGATTAACTATTGACACTTCCGCTGGTAGTAACGCTGCATCACATGTTCAAAGTAAAGCGAATGGTAGTACGTCGAATCCCCCAAAAAGTCCAAGCATAACGgttaatgaatttttccattag
- the RFC1 gene encoding replication factor C subunit 1 (similar to Saccharomyces cerevisiae RFC1 (YOR217W); ancestral locus Anc_8.637) → MVNISDFFGKNKKPARSSASRPIGHARASEPEIIDLENEPDKESNDKTPKKAPVNKIIDISETPESEKKIPILKKRKASSPVAKSLVPKKKQRPSKTSGPTLSDVTAQDILAKIPSLDLSSVHVKENVKFDFKSADSNVDPDEIASEISDFPEGKPNCLLGLTIVFTGVLPTLERGASEALAKRYGARVTKSISSKTSVVVLGDEAGPKKLEKIKQLKIKAIDEEGFKQLIAGMPAEGGDGEAAEKARQKLEEQQHAAAKEAQVLVKKEEERAEKLAASRVSGGHVKRDDMIREEDKLWTVKYAPTNLQQVCGNKGSVAKLKNWLNNWEHSKKNGFKNPGKDGSGVFRAAMLYGPPGIGKTTAAHLVAKELGYDILEQNASDVRSKTLLNAGVKNALDNMSVVGYFKRNEDLQNINGKHFVIIMDEVDGMSGGDRGGVGQLAQFCRKTSTPLILICNERNLPKMRPFDRVCLDIQFRRPDANSIKSRLMTIAIREKFKLDPNVIDRLIQSTRGDIRQVINLLSTISTTTKSINHENINEISKAWEKNIALKPFDIAHKMLDGQIYSEVGSRNFTLNDKIALYFDDFDFTPLMIQENYLSTRPSVLKPGQTHLEAVAEAANCISLGDMVERKIRSSEQLWSLLPLHAVLSSVYPASKVAGHMAGRINFTSWLGQNSKSGKYYRLLQEIHYHTRLSTSTDKIGLRLDYLPTFKKRLLDPFSKQGADAIPSVIEVMDDYYLTKEDWDSIMEFFVGPDVTATAIKKIPAAVKSGFTRKYNSMTHPVAIYRTGSTIGAGGAATSTTTPDFEDVVDADDNPAPADDEEPQDSGTDLKKDKLIKQKAKPTKRKAISGKTSASKKRKTKA, encoded by the coding sequence ATGGTTAATATTTccgatttttttggtaaaaataagaaacCTGCAAGATCGTCAGCATCCAGACCCATAGGACATGCGAGGGCATCCGAACCAGAAATAATTGATCTAGAAAATGAACCTGACAAAGAATCAAATGATAAAACACCTAAGAAAGCACCTGTAAATAAGATAATTGATATATCAGAGACTCCTGAatcagaaaagaaaatacctATTctcaaaaagagaaaggcATCTTCACCAGTTGCAAAGTCATTagttccaaaaaaaaaacaacgtCCTTCCAAAACATCAGGCCCAACTCTTTCAGATGTTACGGCTCAAGATATACTGGCTAAAATACCATCATTAGATCTGTCAAGTGTCCACGTAAAAGAGAATGTTAAGTTCGATTTTAAAAGCGCAGATTCAAATGTGGATCCAGACGAAATTGCTTCTGAAATAAGTGACTTTCCTGAAGGTAAGCCGAACTGTCTATTAGGTCTGACGATTGTCTTCACAGGTGTATTGCCCACTTTAGAACGTGGTGCGTCTGAAGCTCTTGCAAAAAGGTACGGTGCGAGAGTTACTAAATCAATTTCAAGCAAAACTTCTGTGGTAGTTTTGGGTGATGAAGCAGGTccaaaaaaactggaaaaaatcaagcaGTTGAAAATCAAAGCCATAGACGAAGAGGGCTTTAAGCAATTGATTGCCGGAATGCCCGCTGAAGGAGGTGATGGAGAAGCTGCCGAAAAAGCACGTCAAAAATTAGAGGAACAACAGCATGCTGCTGCCAAAGAAGCACAAGTACTTGTCAAGAAGGAGGAAGAAAGGGCTGAAAAACTTGCCGCTTCTAGAGTCTCTGGTGGTCATGTTAAAAGAGACGATATGATCAGGGAAGAGGATAAATTATGGACGGTGAAATATGCACCAACTAATTTGCAACAGGTTTGTGGTAACAAAGGAAGTGTGGccaaattgaagaattggtTAAATAATTGGGAACattcgaagaaaaatggattcAAAAACCCCGGTAAAGACGGTTCCGGTGTATTCAGGGCTGCGATGCTATACGGTCCTCCTGGTATCGGAAAAACTACCGCCGCTCATTTAGTTGCGAAAGAACTTGGGTATGACATTCTTGAACAAAACGCTTCTGATGTCCGTTCTAAGACTTTACTTAATGCTGGTGTCAAAAACGCTCTTGACAATATGTCAGTCGTAGGTTATTTCAAACGCAACGAAGATCTTCAGAATATAAACGGAAAACATTTCGTGATCATTATGGATGAAGTCGATGGTATGAGTGGTGGTGACAGAGGTGGGGTTGGCCAACTGGCACAGTTTTGTCGCAAGACGTCGACTCCATTAATTCTAATTTGCAATGAGCGTAATTTACCGAAAATGAGACCCTTTGATAGAGTCTGTCTTGACATTCAATTTAGAAGACCTGATGCTAACAGTATCAAATCAAGGCTAATGACAATTGCTATTAGGGAAAAGTTCAAACTGGATCCAAATGTCATTGACAGACTGATACAAAGTACAAGAGGTGATATCCGTCAAGTCATCAATCTCCTTTCAACAATATCTACGACTACCAAATCTATTAACCACGAAAATATTAACGAGATATCAAAGGCATGGGAAAAGAATATTGCCTTAAAGCCTTTTGACATCGCCCATAAAATGCTAGATGGACAAATATACTCAGAAGTAGGATCAAGGAACTTTACCTTAAACGATAAGATCGCGCTATACTTTGATGACTTTGATTTCACGCCCTTAatgattcaagaaaactatCTATCTACAAGGCCGAGCGTTTTGAAACCTGGCCAAACGCATTTAGAAGCTGTTGCTGAAGCGGCTAACTGTATTTCGTTAGGTGATATGGTCGAAAGGAAAATTCGTAGTAGTGAGCAATTATGGAGTCTATTGCCACTGCATGCGGTTCTTTCATCAGTTTATCCAGCTTCAAAGGTTGCTGGCCATATGGCTGGAAGAATTAATTTCACTTCCTGGCTAGGTCAAAATTCTAAATCTGGTAAATATTATAGGTTGCTACAAGAGATACATTATCACACAAGACTAAGTACATCTACCGACAAAATTGGATTAAGGTTGGATTACTTGCCAACTTTCAAGAAACGACTATTGGATCCGTTTTCGAAGCAAGGAGCGGATGCAATTCCATCTGTTATTGAAGTAATGGATGATTATTACTTGACCAAGGAAGATTGGGATTCCATCATGGAATTTTTTGTAGGGCCTGATGTGACCGCCACAGCTATCAAAAAGATACCAGCGGCAGTTAAAAGTGGATTCACACGAAAATATAACAGTATGACGCACCCGGTCGCAATCTACAGAACAGGCAGCACTATTGGTGCGGGAGGTGCTGCTACCAGTACTACTACCCCTGATTTCGAAGATGTCGTTGATGCCGATGACAACCCAGCTCCtgcagatgatgaagaaccCCAAGACAGTGGCACAGACttaaaaaaggataaacTTATCAAACAGAAAGCTAAACCTACTAAGAGGAAGGCCATTAGCGGCAAAACGAGTGCTAGtaaaaagaggaaaactAAAGCATGa
- the MCT1 gene encoding [acyl-carrier-protein] S-malonyltransferase (similar to Saccharomyces cerevisiae MCT1 (YOR221C); ancestral locus Anc_8.643) — MKLLTFPGQGTSISISILKAIIRNKSKEFQTILSQNGKDSNDLLQYIFQNPSSPGSIAVCSNLFYQLYQILSYPSASLDHAQKSTSNIDIPSRRDNEQCYLLGHSLGELTCLSVNSLFSLKDLFDIANFRNELMVTSTEKYLVAHNINRSNKFEMWALSSPRATDLPQEVQKLLNSPNLLSSSQNTISVANANSVKQCVVTGLVDDLESLRTELNLRFPRLRITELTNPYNIPFHNSTVLRPVQEPLYDYIWDILKKNGTHTLTELNHPIIANLDGNISYYIHHALDRFVKCSSRTVQFTMCYDTINSGTPIEIEKSVCFGPGNVIYNLIRRNCPQVETIEYTSLATIDAYHKTTDKNED, encoded by the coding sequence ATGAAGCTGTTAACATTCCCAGGCCAAGGGACTTCCATCTCTATTTCGATTTTGAAAGCGATAATAAgaaacaaatcaaaagaatttcaGACAATTCTGAGCCAGAACGGCAAGGATTCAAATGATCTATTGCAATACATTTTCCAGAACCCCTCCAGCCCCGGAAGCATAGCAGTTTGTTCCAatcttttttatcaattgtATCAGATACTCTCATATCCTTCCGCTTCCCTAGATCATGCACAGAAAAGCACGTCTAATATTGATATACCCAGCAGGAGGGACAATGAACAATGCTATCTTCTAGGTCACTCATTGGGGGAGTTGACCTGTTTGAGTGTCAATTCGCTGTTCTCGTTGAAGGACCTTTTCGACATTGCTAATTTTAGAAACGAATTGATGGTAACGTCCACTGAAAAATACTTGGTGGCCCACAACATCAACAGATCCAACAAGTTTGAAATGTGGGCGTTATCCTCTCCAAGGGCCACGGATTTACCACAGGAGGTTCAGAAACTATTGAATTCCCCTAATTTGCTATCGTCTTCACAAAACACCATTTCCGTGGCTAATGCGAATTCAGTAAAGCAATGTGTGGTCACTGGCCTGGTGGATGACTTGGAGTCCCTAAGAACCGAGTTGAACCTTAGGTTCCCGCGCTTGAGGATCACAGAACTGACTAACCCATACAACATTCCCTTCCATAATAGCACCGTGTTGAGGCCCGTTCAAGAGCCACTATATGACTACATATGGGAtatactaaaaaaaaatggaactCACACGTTAACAGAGCTGAACCATCCAATAATAGCCAACCTGGATGGTAACATCTCTTACTACATCCATCATGCGCTAGATAGATTCGTCAAATGTTCAAGTAGAACTGTACAATTCACTATGTGTTACGATACCATTAACTCTGGGACTCCAATagagattgaaaaaagcgTCTGCTTTGGGCCAGGGAATGTGATTTATAACCTCATCAGGAGGAATTGCCCTCAGGTAGAAACTATAGAGTATACCTCTTTGGCCACCATAGACGCATACCACAAGACGACAGACAAGAACGAAGATTAA